Proteins encoded in a region of the Raphanus sativus cultivar WK10039 chromosome 8, ASM80110v3, whole genome shotgun sequence genome:
- the LOC108833638 gene encoding putative WEB family protein At4g17210, translating to MAKMRADGPVGEIDTRPPFQSVRDAVSLFRQVSFSKQQQQQPRLSSSSSSQEVSEKETQLLLAEQEMDRVQLCLDTSVKAKAKALSDLDSAQRNAFDLRAKLEAIKQSKNSAILTKHKMNQRLEQLQSQNREKESERESYILATAELLMARQKLAEIEQEFSISVEERLAELQRAEEAECASTVNSQKIKDMTREIFEMRDAAERLKSGVDRIKEEEEKINEERVDMGETYGDMKREAEQRLEDLRRGCDTELREDIDELAEISAVNELLEEEIKLARELKEAKNGMDEVFHEERSYKSLVGSLTVELDGVQRENRDLKEKEKEREVEWVEASRKIDQIMREAERRRQEAEEVRMHVDELRRETEGRRRVMCEAVKQLEIVGRAVAKAKTAEKRAVEDMRVLTDKKESLTHDEPDKKIRISLKEYEELRGKHEESERMVEYKAKTVAAQLEEINESRVEGEVMLEEKMKEMEEVELAIDDALRNAEIAEEAHCIVDAELRKWKPQEL from the exons ATGGCGAAGATGAGAGCGGATGGTCCGGTGGGAGAGATTGACACTCGTCCTCCCTTCCAATCCGTTAGAGACGCCGTTAGTTTATTCCGTCAAGTTAGCTTCTctaagcaacaacaacaacaaccgcgtctctcctcctcctcctcatcgcAG gaGGTGTCTGAAAAAGAGACGCAGCTTCTGTTAGCAGAACAAGAAATGGACAGAGTCCAGCTCTGTCTCGATACCTCTGTCAAAGCCAAAGCAAAAGCTCTCTCTGATCTCGACTCTGCTCAGCGAAACGCCTTTGACCTGAGGGCTAAACTAGAAGCCATAAAACAATCCAAAAACTCTGCCATATTAACCAAACACAAAATGAACCAACGGTTAGAGCAGCTTCAATCTCAAAACCGAGAAaaagagagcgagagagagagctaCATTTTAGCCACCGCGGAGCTACTCATGGCGAGGCAAAAGCTGGCGGAGATAGAACAAGAGTTCAGCATCTCCGTGGAAGAGAGGCTAGCAGAGCTTCAAAGGGCAGAGGAAGCAGAGTGTGCATCAACGGTTAACTCCCAAAAGATCAAAGACATGACACGTGAGATATTCGAGATGCGTGACGCTGCTGAGAGGTTGAAGTCAGGTGTTGATAGGATaaaagaggaagaggaaaagaTCAACGAGGAGAGAGTGGACATGGGAGAAACTTACGGGGATATGAAACGAGAGGCAGAGCAGAGGCTGGAGGATCTGAGACGAGGTTGTGACACTGAGCTGAGGGAAGACATAGATGAGCTGGCTGAGATATCTGCGGTGAACGAGCTTTTAGAAGAGGAGATCAAACTTGCTAGGGAGCTCAAAGAAGCCAAGAACGGGATGGATGAGGTTTTTCAtgaagaaagatcatacaaaagCTTGGTGGGGTCTCTCACGGTGGAGTTGGATGGTGTGCAGAGAGAGAACAGAGATCTgaaggaaaaggaaaaagagagagaagtagAATGGGTTGAAGCGAGTCGTAAGATCGACCAAATCATGCGTGAAGCAGAGAGGAGAAGACAAGAAGCGGAAGAGGTGAGGATGCACGTCGATGAACTGAGGAGAGAAACAGAAGGAAGGCGTAGAGTGATGTGTGAAGCAGTGAAGCAGCTGGAGATAGTTGGAAGAGCCGTGGCGAAGGCGAAAACGGCGGAGAAGAGAGCTGTGGAAGATATGAGAGTGCTTACTGATAAGAAGGAGAGTTTGACTCACGATGAGCCTGATAAGAAGATTAGAATATCATTGAAAGAGTACGAGGAGTTGAGAGGGAAGCATGAAGAGTCAGAGAGAATGGTTGAGTACAAGGCCAAAACGGTTGCTGCTCAGCTTGAAGAGATCAACGAGAGCAGAGTAGAAGGGGAGGTGATGttggaggagaagatgaaagagatGGAAGAGGTAGAGTTGGCTATTGATGATGCGTTGAGAAACGCAGAGATTGCAGAGGAAGCACACTGCATCGTTGATGCTGAACTTAGAAAATGGAAGCCGCAAGAGTTGTAG